The Shewanella mangrovisoli genome has a window encoding:
- a CDS encoding peptide ABC transporter ATP-binding protein has product MPLLDVRNLTIELDTPHGRVRALEKVSLTLNAGEIHGLVGESGSGRSLLARAILGIPGPNWTITADRMMWDGNNLMAMTSKERRNLMGSDMAMIFQDPSGSLDPSQTVGSQLMQAMPKNPKAYFWQKHKHAKLTAQKWLHKVGIKNPQKVMSSYAWELSEGECQKVMIAMAIANQPRLLIADEPTNSMELSTQAQIFRLLSQLNQLQNVSILIISHELETLAQWCDHLSVLYCGQVMESGPTEELINQPYHPYTKALLDNMPDYSGIEAHKAIMPTLPGSAPALQHLPIGCRLGPRCPEAQKKCVNQPSLSHLRDRYFACHFPYHGETTNDDPTA; this is encoded by the coding sequence ATGCCATTACTCGACGTTAGAAACCTGACCATTGAGCTCGACACGCCCCACGGCAGAGTTCGCGCCCTTGAGAAAGTGAGTTTGACCCTGAACGCGGGGGAAATCCACGGTCTCGTGGGTGAATCGGGCTCGGGCCGCAGTCTGCTCGCCAGAGCCATTCTTGGGATCCCAGGCCCCAATTGGACCATTACCGCCGACCGCATGATGTGGGATGGTAATAATCTGATGGCCATGACCTCGAAGGAGCGCCGTAATCTGATGGGCTCGGATATGGCGATGATCTTCCAAGACCCGTCAGGCAGCCTTGACCCTTCGCAAACCGTGGGCAGTCAGTTGATGCAGGCCATGCCTAAGAATCCGAAGGCTTATTTTTGGCAAAAACACAAACATGCCAAACTCACGGCACAAAAATGGTTGCATAAGGTCGGGATTAAAAATCCGCAAAAAGTGATGTCGAGCTATGCTTGGGAGCTTTCGGAAGGCGAATGCCAAAAAGTGATGATCGCCATGGCGATTGCCAACCAACCGCGATTATTGATTGCCGACGAACCGACCAACTCGATGGAGCTGAGCACTCAGGCGCAGATTTTCCGTTTACTGTCACAGCTTAACCAACTGCAAAACGTGTCGATTTTAATCATCAGCCACGAGCTTGAAACGCTGGCTCAGTGGTGCGATCACCTATCCGTGCTCTATTGCGGCCAAGTGATGGAATCTGGCCCAACGGAAGAACTGATCAATCAGCCGTATCATCCTTACACTAAGGCACTCTTGGATAATATGCCGGATTACTCGGGGATAGAGGCGCACAAGGCCATCATGCCGACTCTGCCAGGCTCGGCCCCCGCCCTGCAGCATCTGCCCATTGGTTGTCGCCTAGGGCCAAGATGCCCTGAGGCACAAAAGAAATGCGTTAATCAGCCAAGTTTGAGTCATTTACGCGACCGCTACTTTGCCTGCCATTTCCCTTACCACGGTGAAACGACAAATGACGACCCCACTGCTTAA